From the genome of Candidatus Nitrosocosmicus oleophilus, one region includes:
- a CDS encoding V-type ATP synthase subunit I yields the protein MTLLRPEAMSKIAVLGLKKYRQQVVSILQEMSVIQIEQISKEISAYLRPEKESESHRHIADQLIRIRGLLSTLPPTSLGEKIRFLSIDEMENTLLRLDIDNSVATLERDKENILTEIRNAQNNIKLVGEFSFFPADLDVLHLKSARSFFGRIASEKYSEFKKKLESNNQDIILYSKGGEKITEFVLVVLPHYPSNALASIINLYNVHMEAVPPLKGKPNEVIEKLKHDLEALEKKLGEIDNQLLAISQTNYSLLKGLEEQLDIEHKKLEVIDNIGVTHDTFTLEGWIPQSLIDETKATIEKHSKGTVMFVLKTNEVPPTLQKNPKRTRVYESFIRFYSLPSGNEFDPTLVFALVFPVFYGMMFADVGYAIVILFVSRWVIWRIEGGHRGFTIMPKPIRKFGLTILKPVQMVKIAKAITPGCIVAIVLGFCFNLYFGFHLNQYLFDFLNSIGGFHLPEDGTIFDPISTWGLRKLLLLSGYIGLGMVSFGFILGIINNINHGNKRHAIGKVGWLMFGWGVALIGLALIGHENINPTASVQGAVYFALIFGGIGLMFYGEGSRAMMELPSIISHILSFTRLIGIMMASIILADVIDHVFIRVSDNGIMWLIIGIVILMVGHLFNIILGVFEPGIQGARLLYVEFFSKFYHGNGKPFKPFGFRRRYTHNQYSTQIQK from the coding sequence TTGACTTTATTAAGACCAGAAGCTATGTCAAAGATAGCTGTCTTAGGTTTGAAAAAATATAGACAGCAAGTTGTATCAATTTTGCAAGAAATGAGCGTTATTCAAATTGAACAAATTTCTAAAGAAATATCGGCGTACTTGAGACCTGAGAAAGAGAGTGAATCTCATAGACATATTGCTGATCAATTAATTAGAATAAGAGGATTGCTTAGTACTCTTCCTCCCACTTCCTTGGGAGAAAAAATCAGATTTTTATCTATAGATGAAATGGAAAATACGTTACTACGTCTTGATATTGATAATAGTGTAGCTACGCTTGAAAGAGATAAAGAAAATATACTAACTGAGATAAGAAATGCACAAAACAATATAAAGCTAGTAGGAGAATTTTCATTTTTTCCAGCCGATTTAGATGTCTTGCATCTCAAATCTGCCCGTTCGTTTTTTGGACGTATTGCTAGTGAAAAATATTCTGAATTTAAGAAAAAACTTGAATCTAATAATCAAGATATAATACTCTATTCAAAAGGGGGTGAAAAAATTACTGAATTTGTTTTGGTTGTTTTACCCCATTACCCATCAAATGCATTGGCATCAATTATTAATCTTTATAACGTTCACATGGAGGCTGTTCCACCATTAAAGGGTAAACCCAATGAAGTAATAGAAAAGCTAAAGCATGATCTTGAGGCACTTGAAAAGAAATTAGGAGAAATAGACAATCAATTATTGGCAATTTCGCAGACAAATTACTCTTTGTTAAAAGGATTAGAGGAACAACTGGATATTGAACATAAAAAACTAGAAGTAATCGATAATATTGGGGTCACCCATGACACTTTTACTTTAGAAGGTTGGATTCCCCAATCCCTGATTGACGAGACGAAGGCTACGATTGAGAAGCACAGCAAAGGAACCGTTATGTTTGTATTAAAAACAAATGAAGTTCCGCCTACTCTGCAGAAAAACCCAAAGCGCACAAGGGTGTACGAATCATTCATAAGATTTTACTCCCTGCCATCGGGCAATGAATTTGATCCTACACTTGTGTTTGCTCTTGTCTTTCCAGTATTTTACGGGATGATGTTTGCTGATGTAGGTTACGCAATTGTGATTCTATTCGTTTCAAGATGGGTAATCTGGCGAATTGAGGGAGGACATAGAGGCTTTACTATTATGCCTAAACCTATTAGGAAATTCGGTTTGACAATACTGAAACCTGTTCAAATGGTCAAGATTGCCAAGGCTATTACTCCCGGGTGTATAGTAGCAATTGTGCTAGGCTTCTGCTTTAACCTTTATTTTGGTTTCCATTTGAATCAATATTTATTTGATTTCCTTAATAGTATTGGCGGTTTTCACCTGCCAGAAGATGGCACTATATTTGATCCTATATCAACATGGGGACTACGCAAATTATTGCTTTTAAGTGGATACATAGGACTGGGTATGGTCTCTTTTGGATTCATTCTTGGTATCATAAATAACATTAATCACGGAAATAAGAGACATGCAATTGGGAAAGTCGGTTGGCTCATGTTTGGATGGGGTGTTGCGTTAATTGGTTTAGCGTTAATAGGCCATGAAAATATCAATCCTACTGCCAGTGTACAAGGAGCAGTGTATTTTGCACTGATATTTGGTGGTATTGGGCTAATGTTTTATGGCGAAGGAAGCAGAGCTATGATGGAATTACCATCAATAATAAGTCATATACTGTCTTTTACTAGGCTTATAGGCATAATGATGGCTTCAATCATCTTGGCTGACGTAATAGATCATGTATTCATCAGGGTCTCTGATAATGGAATAATGTGGTTGATAATAGGAATCGTAATCCTGATGGTAGGACATCTGTTCAATATTATTTTAGGTGTATTTGAACCGGGCATTCAGGGAGCTAGGTTGCTGTATGTGGAATTTTTCTCAAAATTCTATCACGGAAATGGAAAGCCGTTTAAGCCTTTTGGATTTAGACGTAGATATACCCATAATCAATATTCCACCCAAATACAGAAATAA
- a CDS encoding V-type ATP synthase subunit D, protein MPSISDIRPTRLEYIRTKKRILIARKGLKLLKLKRQALILEFFNTSKTAAALRENLQTELIKGYESIRMAEILAGSMRLENESMKLPMMGKLNVKSKSIMGVHIPKLEGGQNKVYEEYLLELPASINEAISSFNRIHKIVLDVAEKETALRKLLHEIERTKRKSNAIENVFIPRLVDAVRFITFRLEEIERDTFIMLKTVKRKMGEREMQELREVEPELNV, encoded by the coding sequence ATGCCCTCTATTTCCGATATTAGGCCCACAAGATTAGAGTACATACGCACAAAAAAGAGGATTTTAATAGCAAGAAAAGGATTGAAATTGTTAAAACTAAAACGTCAGGCGCTTATATTGGAATTTTTTAATACAAGCAAAACTGCTGCGGCTTTGAGGGAGAATTTACAAACCGAGCTTATAAAGGGATACGAGTCAATCAGGATGGCAGAAATATTAGCTGGGTCAATGAGATTAGAAAATGAATCAATGAAGTTACCTATGATGGGCAAGCTTAATGTGAAATCCAAAAGCATAATGGGTGTGCATATTCCTAAACTTGAAGGTGGCCAAAATAAGGTATATGAGGAATATCTGTTGGAGTTGCCCGCTTCCATCAACGAAGCTATTAGTTCTTTCAATAGAATTCATAAGATTGTATTGGATGTTGCAGAAAAAGAAACTGCATTAAGGAAACTCCTGCATGAAATTGAGAGGACAAAACGTAAATCAAATGCTATAGAGAACGTTTTTATTCCAAGATTGGTGGATGCTGTTAGATTTATTACATTTAGATTAGAAGAAATAGAGCGTGACACATTTATAATGTTAAAAACAGTAAAAAGAAAGATGGGTGAAAGAGAGATGCAAGAATTAAGAGAGGTCGAACCAGAGTTAAATGTATAA
- a CDS encoding V-type ATP synthase subunit B has translation MSKIAYKNLSKIAGPLIFIEGVKDAAYGEMVDIKLANGERRLGQVLDTREGLAVVQVFGQTYGLGTDNTSTRFTGETAMISVSDEMLGRTFDGLGNPRDSGPKIISKERYDLVGSGINPYSREEPSEFIQTGMSNIDGMNTLVRGQKLPIFSGAGLPHNLLASQIARQAKVLGSSESFSVVFAAIGITSEESNFFIKQFEESGALGRSVLFLNLSSDPSMERILTPRLALTTAEFLAYEREMHVLVILTDMTNYCEALREISAAREEVPGRRGYPGYMYTDLASIYERAGKIKGRKGSVTQIPILAMPADDITHPIPDLTGYITEGQIVMSRELHRLNIQPPVDVLTSLSRLMNQGIGSGRTREDHRNLADQLYAAYAQGKDARALTAIVGEEALSEIDRKFLAIANNFERKFVNQGIDENRSIEQTLSIGWELLSELPESEMKRIKPEFIAKYRKKSITLEDKEIEEQ, from the coding sequence ATGTCTAAAATAGCCTATAAGAATCTTTCAAAAATAGCTGGTCCTTTAATCTTCATTGAGGGGGTCAAAGATGCTGCTTATGGTGAAATGGTTGATATAAAATTAGCCAATGGAGAGAGACGTTTGGGACAAGTGTTGGATACGAGGGAAGGACTTGCCGTAGTCCAAGTATTTGGCCAAACTTATGGACTAGGAACTGATAATACGTCGACTAGATTTACAGGCGAAACTGCTATGATTTCTGTTTCTGATGAGATGCTAGGAAGGACGTTTGATGGGTTAGGTAATCCTAGAGATAGTGGTCCAAAAATTATTTCTAAAGAAAGATATGATCTTGTGGGATCAGGAATCAATCCTTATTCCAGAGAAGAACCATCTGAATTCATCCAAACCGGCATGTCTAATATTGATGGTATGAATACTCTAGTACGAGGTCAAAAACTTCCAATTTTCTCAGGTGCTGGCTTGCCTCATAATTTACTGGCCTCTCAAATAGCTAGACAAGCCAAAGTCCTTGGTTCTTCAGAATCCTTCTCTGTTGTATTTGCTGCAATAGGAATCACAAGTGAAGAATCTAATTTCTTTATAAAGCAATTTGAGGAAAGTGGTGCTTTGGGAAGGAGTGTATTATTCCTTAATTTGTCTTCTGATCCATCTATGGAGCGTATTCTCACACCTCGATTAGCATTGACTACCGCTGAATTTCTCGCATACGAAAGGGAAATGCATGTACTTGTAATTTTGACTGATATGACTAACTATTGCGAAGCATTAAGAGAAATATCTGCAGCCAGGGAAGAAGTTCCCGGTAGAAGAGGATACCCAGGGTACATGTATACAGATCTTGCTTCAATCTATGAAAGGGCTGGAAAAATTAAGGGGAGAAAAGGTTCAGTAACCCAAATTCCAATTTTGGCTATGCCTGCTGATGATATTACTCATCCGATCCCTGACCTGACCGGATACATCACGGAGGGCCAAATAGTCATGAGCAGGGAATTGCATAGATTAAATATACAGCCTCCAGTGGATGTTCTTACCAGCTTATCCAGGTTAATGAATCAAGGGATTGGAAGCGGGAGAACTCGAGAAGATCATAGGAACCTGGCCGACCAATTGTATGCAGCTTATGCACAAGGTAAAGATGCTCGTGCCCTCACTGCAATCGTTGGAGAGGAGGCGTTAAGCGAGATAGATAGAAAGTTCCTGGCAATTGCAAATAATTTTGAGAGAAAGTTCGTTAATCAGGGTATCGATGAAAATAGATCTATTGAACAAACCCTTTCTATCGGTTGGGAACTTTTGTCGGAACTTCCAGAATCAGAAATGAAACGTATTAAGCCAGAATTTATCGCAAAATATAGGAAAAAATCCATAACCCTAGAAGATAAAGAAATAGAGGAGCAATAG
- a CDS encoding V-type ATP synthase subunit A, whose product MSNSIVSRISGSVVVATDVEDAEMYHVVRIGELGLLGEIIRLEGNKATIQVYEDTTGIRPGEKVINTKRALSMQLGPGLLKSIYDGIQRPLDILREKSGDFIGRGVTIPALDQHIKWEFIPKKNKNDEVQEGEIIGEVQETPLINHKIMVPFGVNGKISEISEGKYTVNENVAEIKTTNGKSVVGLSSWWMVRTPRPVFRKLPPESPLLTGQRVLDTFFPVAKGGTAAIPGPFGSGKTVTQQQLAKWADSSVIVYIGCGERGNEMTEILTTFPELEDPKSKRPLMERTILVANTSNMPVAAREASIYTGITMGEYYRDMGYDVALMADSTSRWAEALREISGRLEEMPGEEGYPAYLGRRLAEFYERGGKAVVISPEKRVGSLTLVGAVSPPGGDFSEPVSQNTLRVTRVFWGLDANLASRRHFPSINWLTSYSLYADDMDEWYKHNISPLWTTLRKEALGILQRESELQEIVQLIGYDALPEPEKGILDTARSIREDYLQQSAYDEVDTYTSIKKQFLMLSTILEFGRLEADAIKKGVTSTKISSIGTRKDLSMIKWTKEDGVEQQVEEIKINMKNQFKELVMEVSH is encoded by the coding sequence ATGTCAAATTCAATTGTGTCACGTATTTCAGGGTCAGTAGTTGTGGCTACTGATGTAGAGGATGCAGAGATGTATCATGTTGTACGCATTGGAGAGTTAGGATTATTAGGGGAGATTATTCGTCTGGAAGGAAATAAGGCTACTATCCAGGTTTATGAAGATACTACAGGAATTAGGCCAGGTGAAAAAGTAATCAATACTAAAAGAGCTTTGTCTATGCAGTTAGGACCAGGATTGCTAAAATCTATTTATGATGGGATTCAACGTCCTCTAGATATTTTGAGGGAAAAGAGTGGAGATTTCATAGGGAGGGGTGTCACAATCCCAGCATTAGATCAACATATTAAATGGGAATTTATTCCAAAGAAAAACAAAAATGATGAAGTCCAAGAGGGAGAAATAATAGGTGAGGTCCAGGAAACACCATTAATTAATCATAAAATAATGGTGCCGTTTGGAGTTAATGGTAAAATATCTGAAATAAGTGAGGGTAAATATACTGTAAATGAGAATGTAGCTGAAATAAAAACAACGAACGGGAAATCAGTTGTGGGCTTATCTAGCTGGTGGATGGTTAGAACTCCAAGACCGGTTTTTAGAAAGTTGCCCCCCGAATCACCGTTACTTACAGGACAAAGAGTATTAGATACATTCTTCCCTGTTGCTAAGGGTGGAACTGCTGCAATACCAGGTCCATTCGGTAGTGGAAAAACAGTCACCCAGCAGCAACTAGCCAAATGGGCTGATAGCAGCGTTATTGTTTACATTGGTTGCGGAGAAAGAGGAAATGAAATGACGGAAATTCTTACTACTTTCCCTGAACTCGAAGATCCAAAATCAAAAAGGCCTTTAATGGAGAGGACGATTTTGGTTGCTAATACTTCGAACATGCCAGTGGCTGCACGAGAGGCTAGTATCTACACGGGTATAACCATGGGGGAATATTACCGAGATATGGGGTACGATGTTGCTCTAATGGCCGACAGTACATCAAGATGGGCTGAAGCATTGAGAGAGATTTCAGGTAGACTTGAGGAAATGCCCGGCGAGGAGGGATATCCAGCTTATCTCGGTAGGCGTCTGGCTGAATTTTATGAGAGAGGTGGAAAGGCCGTTGTTATTTCCCCAGAAAAAAGAGTGGGATCTTTGACCTTAGTTGGTGCAGTTTCCCCACCTGGTGGAGATTTTTCTGAACCTGTTTCCCAAAATACTCTAAGAGTTACACGTGTGTTTTGGGGATTAGACGCTAATTTGGCTTCAAGAAGACACTTTCCGTCCATAAATTGGTTAACAAGTTACTCTTTATACGCCGACGATATGGATGAATGGTACAAACATAATATTTCACCGCTATGGACTACGTTGAGGAAAGAGGCGCTAGGTATTTTGCAGCGAGAATCCGAGTTACAGGAAATCGTTCAATTAATAGGATATGATGCACTGCCCGAACCTGAAAAAGGTATTTTAGATACAGCCCGTTCTATTAGAGAAGATTATTTGCAACAAAGTGCATACGACGAGGTCGACACATATACATCGATAAAGAAACAGTTCTTGATGTTATCAACCATATTGGAGTTTGGCCGATTGGAGGCAGATGCTATAAAGAAAGGTGTAACGTCCACGAAAATAAGTTCAATCGGGACACGAAAAGACCTGTCTATGATAAAATGGACAAAAGAAGACGGAGTTGAACAACAGGTTGAGGAAATCAAGATAAATATGAAGAACCAGTTTAAAGAATTGGTGATGGAGGTCTCTCATTAA
- a CDS encoding V-type ATP synthase subunit F: MSSKKKENIKSIAVIGEREIVMGYRLLGVEDTITVNDKNEAAKKMENLFASHKYNLIIASQFVQESLSQLTRSKIESSIDPLVIFMPALQGTIHEESIAALAKRVLGISIKTGK, translated from the coding sequence ATGTCAAGCAAGAAAAAAGAAAATATTAAATCTATTGCAGTAATAGGCGAAAGAGAAATCGTTATGGGGTATAGGTTGTTGGGTGTTGAAGATACAATTACAGTTAATGACAAAAATGAGGCCGCAAAAAAAATGGAAAATCTTTTTGCCTCTCACAAATACAATCTAATAATAGCAAGCCAATTCGTACAGGAATCACTTTCCCAATTGACTAGATCAAAAATTGAATCATCGATAGATCCACTGGTTATTTTTATGCCTGCTTTGCAGGGTACTATTCATGAGGAATCTATTGCGGCTCTGGCAAAACGAGTACTTGGGATAAGTATTAAAACGGGAAAATAA
- a CDS encoding V-type ATPase subunit: MTTSPYSSSFGRLQAISTNFLSSDFIQSLVKAEDVAEVARMLESTWYGPEIDRAAALYSPPELLEVAINRHLVEVNKIALESTPFSGKQAIRAYFSKWDIHNIELILSSKVIGRTITETEPFLVSSRNFPAGITAGNIPHDEMKIILSQPTVEGVVNQLVKYKYGTILIQNLDTYQKTSDISPMMTELLSFYYINLLESIKFFQGDEGLTRDLFRTQIDKKNILTLLKGKDSNLDRDIVKKHLIEAGKVPIEKLLEIFSSNSIEDFANRINEHIKFDELLDNYLKSHNLIDFEVAMDKYINKHYVRKLKNIALSIGTIFYFIITAEFEWDNIKRIAYGKRYNLTPERINTLLVLE, from the coding sequence ATGACTACATCACCGTACTCTTCTTCTTTTGGAAGGTTGCAGGCAATTTCAACCAATTTCCTGTCATCCGATTTTATTCAGAGTCTAGTAAAGGCAGAGGATGTTGCAGAGGTTGCAAGGATGCTAGAATCAACATGGTATGGACCTGAAATTGATAGGGCTGCTGCTCTTTACTCCCCACCAGAATTGTTAGAAGTCGCAATTAATCGACATTTAGTGGAAGTAAATAAAATCGCGCTTGAATCTACTCCTTTTAGTGGGAAGCAAGCTATTCGGGCCTATTTCTCAAAGTGGGATATACATAACATTGAACTCATTTTGTCATCCAAAGTCATTGGGCGCACAATCACAGAAACAGAACCATTCTTAGTATCCAGTCGTAATTTTCCAGCCGGAATCACTGCAGGTAATATCCCACATGACGAGATGAAAATCATATTATCACAGCCAACGGTAGAAGGCGTTGTTAATCAACTGGTAAAGTACAAGTATGGGACTATATTGATTCAAAATCTGGATACATACCAAAAGACATCTGATATAAGCCCTATGATGACTGAACTTTTGTCATTTTATTACATAAACCTGCTGGAAAGTATCAAATTTTTCCAAGGTGATGAGGGATTAACAAGAGATCTGTTTCGTACTCAAATAGATAAGAAAAATATATTGACCCTCCTAAAGGGGAAAGATTCGAATTTAGATAGAGATATTGTTAAAAAACACCTTATCGAAGCGGGAAAAGTTCCGATTGAAAAATTATTGGAAATTTTTTCATCGAATAGCATTGAAGATTTTGCAAACAGGATTAATGAACATATAAAATTTGATGAACTTTTGGATAATTATTTGAAATCACATAACCTTATTGATTTTGAAGTTGCAATGGATAAATACATAAACAAACATTATGTAAGAAAATTAAAGAATATTGCATTGTCGATTGGCACAATTTTTTACTTTATCATAACTGCTGAATTTGAATGGGACAATATTAAAAGGATAGCATATGGTAAGCGGTATAATTTGACACCCGAGCGCATCAATACTTTATTGGTTTTGGAGTAA
- a CDS encoding V-type ATP synthase subunit E, which produces MSALNTFEEEIQDRKRKELAILNSLLDEKKDRVAQIKNERLTEIKEKYDSESDNKAKREFARITESARLDAKKILFDAINSTMSTALDSIKVELKNNTKKADYKKTLEDMVLYAKKYLGDDIIVSCKESDVPYLKEKKVTIGSSISTMGGFIAVDKSQSREIDLTFEELLENHEDEIKNFLYEKMI; this is translated from the coding sequence ATGTCTGCCCTTAATACATTTGAAGAAGAAATACAGGATAGAAAAAGGAAAGAATTAGCTATCCTTAATTCTTTATTGGATGAAAAAAAAGATAGAGTAGCCCAAATAAAAAACGAAAGACTAACAGAAATAAAAGAAAAATATGATAGTGAATCTGATAACAAAGCTAAGAGAGAATTTGCGAGAATCACAGAAAGTGCACGATTGGATGCGAAAAAAATTCTATTTGATGCGATTAATTCGACAATGAGTACTGCATTGGACTCCATCAAAGTGGAGTTAAAGAATAATACCAAAAAGGCCGATTACAAAAAAACATTGGAGGACATGGTACTCTATGCAAAAAAATACCTTGGTGATGACATTATTGTAAGTTGTAAGGAATCTGACGTTCCTTATTTGAAGGAGAAGAAGGTTACTATAGGATCTAGCATATCTACTATGGGAGGGTTTATAGCGGTAGACAAATCACAGAGTAGGGAAATAGATCTTACTTTTGAAGAGCTACTGGAAAATCATGAAGACGAAATTAAGAACTTTCTTTATGAAAAAATGATTTGA
- a CDS encoding class I SAM-dependent methyltransferase, translated as MRIATGGKLLNFGYWTKDIMNPLQAQIQLTKLFGTYGSFEKAQTILDVGSGFSIPALHWIHSYSNLKIYCLNISLKQLKSANSDIGEIQHPEDDKLNLSPTKNIDNRIFHINSTSTSMPIRNESVDRIAAFESAQHFKPIAQFIHESKRILKNSGQLIMAMPIITNNSDLIPFSKSYNLGILAVTWASEHYNVSLLESLLRKDDFELSEVEYIGGKIYGPLADYYIQNRDRLKSEITKEYPKFLEIILYKSMIKMKIESDRNFINYVLIKATKK; from the coding sequence ATGAGAATAGCTACTGGAGGGAAGCTACTAAATTTTGGATACTGGACGAAGGATATTATGAACCCCCTCCAGGCACAGATACAACTTACAAAATTATTTGGAACTTACGGATCCTTTGAGAAGGCTCAAACAATATTAGATGTAGGAAGTGGTTTCTCCATTCCAGCGCTACATTGGATTCATAGTTATTCTAATCTCAAAATTTATTGCTTAAACATTAGTTTGAAACAATTAAAAAGTGCAAATTCTGATATAGGAGAAATTCAACATCCAGAAGATGACAAGTTAAATCTATCACCGACTAAAAATATTGACAATAGAATATTTCACATTAATTCAACTTCAACATCGATGCCGATTAGAAATGAGAGTGTAGATAGGATAGCTGCTTTTGAATCAGCGCAGCATTTTAAACCCATCGCCCAATTTATACATGAATCAAAACGCATCCTGAAGAATTCAGGGCAGCTTATAATGGCCATGCCGATCATAACCAATAATTCGGATCTAATACCATTTTCCAAAAGTTATAACCTCGGAATACTTGCAGTAACTTGGGCCTCTGAACATTATAACGTTAGCTTGTTGGAATCTTTGTTGCGTAAGGATGACTTTGAATTATCAGAAGTAGAATATATTGGAGGAAAAATCTATGGACCTTTGGCCGATTATTATATTCAAAATCGTGATAGATTAAAGTCTGAAATAACCAAGGAATACCCCAAATTTCTTGAAATAATTCTTTATAAATCCATGATAAAGATGAAGATAGAGTCTGATAGAAATTTTATTAATTATGTTTTAATAAAGGCCACAAAGAAATAA
- a CDS encoding ABC transporter ATP-binding protein, protein MTHLRSDSCISVTQLKKKYGEKTALDEVSFEVNYGKVFGFLGPNGAGKSTTINILTTLLLPSSGNVKIFGLDVNKASSAIRKRIGVVSQQPSSEANLTVERAMDLYGLMWGIERTKRKEKITEIINSFDLQEIRNVKNDELSIGQKRRVQVAREFIHEMDLLFLDEPTVGLDPTARRVLLDYIKSQVKSGLTVFFTTHIMEEAEYLCDDIAIINRGKIIAFDTPLGLKKKYGKENIIQIQIKEKISELILKLASNVSPDSQIIKDGENSLKITSIDPQNTLTKLIENFTLKGIKIINVSISSPSLEDVFLTMVK, encoded by the coding sequence TTGACTCATTTACGATCTGATTCATGTATCTCTGTTACACAGTTAAAAAAAAAATACGGTGAAAAGACAGCGCTAGATGAGGTATCTTTTGAGGTTAATTACGGGAAGGTCTTTGGATTCCTGGGCCCTAATGGTGCAGGTAAAAGTACAACCATAAACATCCTCACAACCCTGCTATTACCCTCATCTGGAAATGTAAAGATTTTCGGTCTAGATGTTAACAAAGCTTCCTCAGCAATCAGGAAGAGAATAGGAGTTGTATCCCAACAGCCAAGCTCAGAGGCAAACCTAACCGTGGAGAGGGCAATGGACTTGTATGGATTAATGTGGGGGATAGAAAGGACCAAGAGGAAAGAAAAAATCACTGAAATAATAAATTCATTTGATTTACAAGAAATTAGAAATGTTAAAAATGACGAATTATCTATCGGCCAAAAAAGAAGAGTACAAGTTGCTAGAGAATTCATTCATGAAATGGACCTCTTGTTTCTCGACGAACCTACGGTTGGGCTGGACCCTACGGCTCGTCGAGTGTTACTAGATTACATAAAAAGCCAAGTGAAATCAGGACTTACTGTATTTTTTACAACTCACATTATGGAGGAGGCAGAATATTTGTGCGACGATATTGCTATCATTAATAGAGGCAAAATAATCGCCTTTGATACCCCCCTAGGTTTGAAAAAAAAATATGGGAAAGAAAACATAATCCAAATCCAGATAAAGGAAAAGATTTCTGAATTGATTTTGAAATTGGCGTCAAATGTTTCACCCGATTCTCAAATTATTAAGGATGGGGAAAACAGCTTGAAAATAACTTCAATAGATCCCCAAAACACCTTGACAAAATTAATTGAAAACTTTACACTAAAAGGAATAAAAATAATTAATGTATCAATTAGTTCACCCTCTTTGGAAGATGTGTTTTTGACTATGGTGAAATAA
- a CDS encoding ABC transporter permease, with translation MITEILVLTYRNLIASIDKVFLIWQIIFPIFYIFISGYAYSALLGNQGIRLGEILVSYPSFLAVGMIGFNVMNSSTVAGSIIWTDKRNGMFQQILVMPFTKEQYIFSNLVTIMLMGLTSALLILIIGLPTILGSAQPTLWSIPYTLYAIIIGSIFFGSFTVIISTRLKSSEGFNVISNGIFLFFAFASTTFYPAEGIPEPLKTAFYMNPLTYIVDITRAGVYAQVSDFVNLEVIIITILALVAFSIAAVSMLRIKV, from the coding sequence ATGATTACTGAAATACTTGTCTTGACCTATAGGAACTTGATCGCATCTATCGATAAAGTCTTCCTAATCTGGCAAATTATTTTTCCAATTTTTTATATTTTCATATCGGGATATGCTTATTCTGCGTTATTGGGAAATCAGGGAATACGATTGGGAGAAATATTAGTAAGCTATCCATCATTTTTAGCCGTCGGGATGATTGGATTCAATGTCATGAATAGCAGTACAGTGGCCGGTAGTATTATTTGGACCGATAAGCGGAATGGCATGTTTCAACAAATATTGGTAATGCCCTTTACCAAGGAACAATACATATTTAGTAATTTGGTAACGATCATGCTGATGGGGTTGACAAGTGCCTTGTTAATCTTGATAATTGGACTTCCTACAATACTAGGGAGTGCCCAACCCACTCTATGGAGCATCCCTTACACTCTGTATGCCATTATCATTGGGTCAATTTTCTTTGGATCATTTACTGTCATAATTTCAACAAGGTTGAAGAGTAGTGAAGGATTCAATGTAATTAGCAACGGAATTTTCTTATTTTTCGCTTTCGCGAGTACTACCTTTTACCCGGCTGAAGGCATTCCCGAACCTCTGAAAACAGCTTTTTACATGAATCCACTGACCTACATAGTCGACATAACACGTGCCGGAGTCTACGCTCAAGTTTCAGACTTTGTTAACCTTGAAGTAATCATAATTACTATTCTAGCATTAGTTGCGTTCTCTATTGCTGCAGTTTCCATGTTGAGAATCAAGGTCTAG